The sequence TTTTTTTAGATTCCCGCCCCACCAATCAATCGATCAGAAAAAACCTCTTCATTTGTCACGACTCGTCCCTGGAAAACATGGGCGAGGGTGGCTTGATCCATCAGGTTTGCTACATAATTCCTGATATCAAGCATGACCCTGCGGAACCGGCAAACGGGCTCCTGAGAGCATCTCTCGTATCCGCTGAATGAGACACAACCAAGGGGAGCCAAAATACCATCAAAATGCCTGACGATCTCACCGAGAGCAATTTGCTCAGGGGGTTTAGCTAGAATGTAGCCGCCCTTTGTTCCGGGGATACTGTCAGCCCAACCCTTGGACTTTAAATCCAGCATGATGTGTTCGAGAAAACGTTTGGGTATATCATTACGTCTGGCCAATTCACGAATCGGGATCGGTTGTTTAGATTCGTAATACTCGACAAGAGTAAATATGGCTCTCAGTGCATAATCTGTTTTTTTAGATAACTTCATAATAACGACCAGTCTTATCGTATATAAGAAAAATAAAGTCAAGCAGTCATTCAAAAAGATTAAACATAAAAAAGTCAGGCTTCCGACTTGGCTTCCAGTAACACTGACTCGTCACCGGCAATTTCGTAGGTATCATTTTCAGGGAGTTTGGCGAAAAATGAGTAACCGGGTTCCTGTTTCTGGCGTTTTAATACCGCAAATATGCCTTTCCATGTTTCAACCA comes from Verrucomicrobiota bacterium and encodes:
- a CDS encoding Rrf2 family transcriptional regulator gives rise to the protein MKLSKKTDYALRAIFTLVEYYESKQPIPIRELARRNDIPKRFLEHIMLDLKSKGWADSIPGTKGGYILAKPPEQIALGEIVRHFDGILAPLGCVSFSGYERCSQEPVCRFRRVMLDIRNYVANLMDQATLAHVFQGRVVTNEEVFSDRLIGGAGI